A genomic window from Bubalus bubalis isolate 160015118507 breed Murrah chromosome X, NDDB_SH_1, whole genome shotgun sequence includes:
- the NHS gene encoding Nance-Horan syndrome protein isoform X11: MPRKVPLPSLEVNYSSQKWNTLQEQAKPCLDPPPAVSNLDVESKLSVYYRAPWHQQRNIFLPATRPPCVEELHRQARQSLQALRREHRSRSDRREQRAAAPISVAAPPLPAYPPAHSQRRREAKDRHFLTFNSTRSPSPTECCHMTPWSRKSHPPEDEDTDVMLGQRPKNPVHNIPSTLDKQTNWSKALPLPTPEEKMKQDAQVISSCIIPINVTGVGFDREASIRCSLVHSQSVLQRRRKLRRRKTISGIPRRVQQEIDSDESPVARERNVIVHTNPDPSNTVNRRSGTRDSECQTEDILIAAPSRRRIRAQRGQSIAASLSHSAGNISALADKGDTVFTTAVSSRTRSRSLPREGNRGGDAEPKVGAKPSAYEEGEPFVGDQERTLTDCSEAPNSPSAQEHQPALSLACSQHLHSPQHKLNERGRSRLSRMAADSGSCDISSNSDTFGSPIHCISTAGVLLSSHMDQKDDHQSSSGNWSGSSSTCPSQTSETIPPAASPPLTGSSHCDSELSLNTAPHANEDTSVFVTEQYNDQLEKVRGHRTNSFTSTVADLLDDPNNSNTSDSEWNYLHHHHDASCRQDFSPERPKADSLGCPSFTSMATYDSFLEKSPSDKADTSSHFSVDTEGYYTSMHFDCGLKGSKNYVCHYAALGPENGQGVGVPPALSDCAWQDYLDHRRQGRPSISFRKPKAKPTPPKRSSSLRKSDGNADTSEKKEPKTSSGQLLPHSSREMKLPLDFSNTPSRMENANLPTKPEPSWMNQNEHGIKEPQLDTPDVPPFKDEGAESTHYADLWLLNDLKTNDPYRSLSNSSTATGTTVIECIKSPESSESQTSQSESRATTPSLPSVDNEFKLASPEKLAGLASPSSGYSSQSETPTSSFPTAFFSGPLSPGGSKRKPKVPERKSSLQQPSLKDGTLSLSKDLELPIIPPTHLDLSALHNVLNKPFHHRHPLHVFSHNKQNTVGETLRSNPPPSLAITPTVLKSVNLRSISKSEEVKQKEGNNTDLPYLEESTLTTGKIRPHVIKKSLPCQYTTEDTILSFLDSSAVEMGPDKLQLEKKHTFDVKHHCDPETVTSAGSNLLDSSVTRDQMHMESEPVSENKPSKSCDFLTEGFQRVSAACPNDSDGKTLQYGAGPDGALAQVQKLSFVDREEAAPPESVDVLTPQSDSPTRVTDIGYQLKRQLGMSHHHDKVPGNISSEAEISTINPCPEKCSEQENIASGISAKSASDNSGAEETQGSVDEVSLKESSPSDDSVISPLSEDSQAEAESVFVSPNKPRTTEDLFAVIHRSKRKVLGRKDSGDMSVRSKSRASLGSSSSNSAGSVTSPNSNVTTPNSQRSPGLIYRNAKKSNTSNEEFKLLLLKKGSRSDSSYRMSATEILKSPILPKPPGDLTAESPQSPHEAHQGSPGTEALSPLSPCCPRVNAEGFSSKNFATSASARVGRSRAPPAASSSRYSVRCRLYNAPMQAISEGETENSDGSPHDDRSSQSST; the protein is encoded by the exons TTTAACAGCACCCGTTCGCCCTCCCCCACTGAATGTTGCCACATGACCCCATGGAGTAGAAAG TCCCATCCCCCAGAGGATGAAGATACAGATGTCATGTTAGGGCAAAGGCCGAAAAACCCAGTACACAATATCCCCTCCACACTGGACAAGCAGACCAACTGGAGCAAAGCGCTGCCTCTCCCGACGCCAGAGGAAAAGATGAAACAAGATGCCCAAGTGATTTCTTCCTGCATTATTCCCATCAACGTCACTG GAGTCGGTTTTGACAGAGAGGCTAGTATACGCTGCTCTCTTGTTCATTCACAATCTGTGCTACAGCGGAGACGAAAACTGAGGAGGAGGAAAACCATTTCGGGTATCCCCAGAAGAGTCCAGCAAGAAATAG ATTCTGATGAATCACCTGTGGCCAGGGAAAGGAATGTGATTGTGCACACAAATCCAGACCCTTCCAACACTGTCAACAGGAGGTCTGGAACCAGGGACTCGGAGTGCCAAACTGAGGATATTCTGATTGCTGCTCCATCCAGAAGAAGAATCAGAGCTCAAAGAggtcaaagtattgcagcttcccTTTCTCATTCTGCTGGCAACatttctgcactggcagacaaAGGTGACACCGTGTTTACTACTGCAGTGAGCAGCCGCACGAGATCTCGGAGCCTTCCCAGGGAGGGCAACAGAGGTGGGGATGCTGAGCCCAAAGTTGGTGCTAAACCCTCAGCATATGAAGAGGGGGAGCCTTTCGTGGGAGACCAAGAAAGAACCCTTACCGATTGCAGTGAGGCCCCCAACAGCCCCAGTGCACAGGAGCACCAGCCTGCTTTGAGCCTGGCCTGTTCTCAACATCTTCACAGCCCCCAGCACAAGTTAAATGAGAGAGGGAGGTCGCGTCTGTCCCGGATGGCTGCCGATTCTGGCAGCTGCGACATCTCCTCCAACTCGGACACCTTTGGGAGCCCCATCCACTGCATTTCCACAGCTGGCGTCCTCCTCAGCAGCCACATGGACCAGAAAGATGACCACCAGTCATCCAGTGGCAACTGGAGCGGGAGCAGCTCCACATGCCCCTCACAGACCTCAGAGACGATCCCTCCTGCAGCTTCGCCTCCCCTCACTGGCTCTTCACACTGTGACTCGGAGTTGTCACTCAACACGGCCCCTCATGCTAACGAGGACACCAGTGTCTTCGTGACAGAGCAGTACAACGACCAATTGGAGAAAGTGAGAGGCCACCGGACAAACTCCTTTACCTCCACGGTGGCAGACCTGTTGGACGACCCCAACAATAGCAACACGAGCGACAGCGAGTGGAATTACCTACACCATCATCACGACGCCTCCTGCCGCCAGGATTTTAGTCCTGAGCGTCCCAAGGCAGACAGCCTGGGCTGCCCAAGCTTCACGAGCATGGCCACTTATGACAGCTTTCTGGAAAAGTCTCCGTCGGACAAAGCTGACACCAGCTCTCACTTTTCAGTGGACACAGAAGGATACTACACCTCCATGCACTTTGACTGTGGTCTCAAAGGCAGTAAGAATTATGTCTGTCACTATGCAGCCCTGGGCCCGGAGAACGGCCAGGGCGTTGGGGTTCCTCCTGCACTTTCAGACTGTGCCTGGCAGGACTACTTAGACCACAGGAGGCAGGGGAGACCAAGCATCTCTTTCAGGAAACCAAAGGCAAAGCCAACTCCACCTAAACGTAGCTCATCATTGAGGAAGTCTGACGGAAATGCAGACACTTCTGAGAAGAAAGAACCAAAGACAAGCAGTGGCCAGCTCCTGCCTCACAGTTCCAGGGAAATGAAGCTGCCTCTCGATTTCTCCAACACACCTTCTCGAATGGAAAATGCCAATCTTCCCACCAAGCCAGAACCTTCGTGGATGAACCAGAATGAACATGGTATTAAGGAACCTCAGTTAGACACTCCAGATGTTCCACCATTCAAAGATGAAGGTGCTGAATCAACTCACTATGCAGACCTCTGGCTTCTAAATGACTTGAAAACAAATGACCCTTACAGATCTTTATCGAATTCAAGCACTGCTACAGGTACCACTGTTATCGAATGCATTAAATCTCCAGAGAGTTCTGAATCCCAAACATCCCAGTCAGAATCTAGAGCCAccaccccctcccttccttctgtcGACAATGAGTTTAAACTGGCTTCACCAGAAAAGCTGGCTGGCCTGGCATCTCCATCAAGTGGCTACTCCAGCCAGTCTGAAACGCCAACATCCTCTTTCCCTACTGCTTTCTTTTCTggcccactgtctcctggaggcaGCAAAAGAAAGCCGAAAGTCCCAGAAAGGAAATCTTCCCTCCAGCAACCCTCTTTAAAAGATGGCACTCTGTCACTAAGTAAAGATCTGGAACTTCCAATTATACCTCCTACCCATCTTGACCTAAGTGCTCTTCATAATGTCTTGAACAAACCATTCCACCACCGCCACCCACTACACGTCTTCAGTCATAATAAGCAGAACACAGTAGGAGAAACTCTGAGGTCCAATCCTCCACCGTCTCTTGCAATTACACCCACGGTCCTGAAATCAGTTAACCTTAGGTCCATCAGTAAATCTGAAGAAGTTAAGCAAAAAGAAGGCAACAACACAGATCTCCCCTACCTGGAGGAAAGCACTCTCACCACAGGTAAGATTAGGCCACACGTGATTAAGAAATCATTACCATGTCAGTACACCACTGAAGACACCATCCTGTCCTTTTTAGACTCCTCTGCAGTTGAGATGGGACCAGATAAACTACAGTTAGAAAAAAAACATACTTTTGATGTGAAGCATCATTGTGATCCAGAAACAGTAACCTCAGCTGGTAGCAATCTTCTAGATTCAAGTGTCACAAGAGACCAAATGCATATGGAGAGTGAGCCTGTTTCAGAAAACAAACCAAGTAAAAGTTGTGACTTTCTCACGGAAGGCTTTCAGAGGGTCTCTGCTGCTTGCCCAAATGATTCAGATGGTAAGACACTGCAATATGGAGCTGGTCCGGATGGAGCCCTAGCGCAGGTCCAGAAGTTGTCTTTTGTAGATCGCGAGGAAGCTGCACCCCCAGAGTCTGTGGATGTGCTCACACCTCAGTCAGACTCTCCAACTCGAGTCACAGACATAGGCTATCAACTTAAGCGTCAACTTGGGATGAGCCACCACCATGACAAAGTGCCTGGGAATATCAGCTCCGAAGCAGAGATATCAACTATAAATCCATGCCCTGAAAAGTGTTCTGAGCAGGAAAATATTGCTTCAGGGATTTCAGCCAAAAGTGCCTCTGATAACAGCGGAGCAGAGGAGACCCAAGGAAGTGTGGATGAGGTTTCACTGAAAG AATCGTCACCGAGTGATGACTCTGTGATCTCACCATTAAGTGAAGACTCTCAGGCTGAAGCAGAAAGTGTGTTCGTGTCTCCCAACAAACCTCGAACAACTGAGGATTTGTTTGCAGTTATTCACAG GTCCAAGAGGAAagtacttggaagaaaagattcTGGGGACATGTCTGTCCGCAGTAAATCGAGAGCTTCCCtgggcagcagtagcagcaacagtgCCGGTTCTGTCACCTCGCCCAACAGCAATGTGACCACCCCAAACAGCCAGAGGTCTCCTGGCCTCATCTACCGAAATGCCAAAAAGTCCAACACATCCAATGAAGAGTTTAAGCTATTACTCCTGAAGAAAGGCAGTCGCTCAGATTCCAGTTACCGTATGTCTGCTACTGAGATCCTGAAGAGTCCCATCCTGCCCAAACCTCCTGGGGACCTCACCGCGGAGTCCCCCCAAAGCCCCCATGAGGCCCATCAGGGGTCACCGGGAACTGAAGCACTATCTCCCCTCTCTCCGTGCTGCCCACGGGTTAATGCAGAAGGGTTTTCCTCAAAGAACTTTGCCACCTCAGCATCGGCCAGGGTTGGACGTTCCCGGGCTCCTCCTGCGGCCAGCAGCAGCCGCTACAGTGTCCGCTGCAGGCTGTACAACGCGCCCATGCAGGCAATCTCCGAGGGTGAGACCGAAAACTCTGACGGGAGCCCACACGACGACCGATCCTCCCAGAGCTCCACGTAG
- the NHS gene encoding Nance-Horan syndrome protein isoform X13 yields the protein MRSETIGGNRDRKNSRRYAVSNLDVESKLSVYYRAPWHQQRNIFLPATRPPCVEELHRQARQSLQALRREHRSRSDRREQRAAAPISVAAPPLPAYPPAHSQRRREAKDRHFLTFNSTRSPSPTECCHMTPWSRKSHPPEDEDTDVMLGQRPKNPVHNIPSTLDKQTNWSKALPLPTPEEKMKQDAQVISSCIIPINVTGVGFDREASIRCSLVHSQSVLQRRRKLRRRKTISGIPRRVQQEIDSDESPVARERNVIVHTNPDPSNTVNRRSGTRDSECQTEDILIAAPSRRRIRAQRGQSIAASLSHSAGNISALADKGDTVFTTAVSSRTRSRSLPREGNRGGDAEPKVGAKPSAYEEGEPFVGDQERTLTDCSEAPNSPSAQEHQPALSLACSQHLHSPQHKLNERGRSRLSRMAADSGSCDISSNSDTFGSPIHCISTAGVLLSSHMDQKDDHQSSSGNWSGSSSTCPSQTSETIPPAASPPLTGSSHCDSELSLNTAPHANEDTSVFVTEQYNDQLEKVRGHRTNSFTSTVADLLDDPNNSNTSDSEWNYLHHHHDASCRQDFSPERPKADSLGCPSFTSMATYDSFLEKSPSDKADTSSHFSVDTEGYYTSMHFDCGLKGSKNYVCHYAALGPENGQGVGVPPALSDCAWQDYLDHRRQGRPSISFRKPKAKPTPPKRSSSLRKSDGNADTSEKKEPKTSSGQLLPHSSREMKLPLDFSNTPSRMENANLPTKPEPSWMNQNEHGIKEPQLDTPDVPPFKDEGAESTHYADLWLLNDLKTNDPYRSLSNSSTATGTTVIECIKSPESSESQTSQSESRATTPSLPSVDNEFKLASPEKLAGLASPSSGYSSQSETPTSSFPTAFFSGPLSPGGSKRKPKVPERKSSLQQPSLKDGTLSLSKDLELPIIPPTHLDLSALHNVLNKPFHHRHPLHVFSHNKQNTVGETLRSNPPPSLAITPTVLKSVNLRSISKSEEVKQKEGNNTDLPYLEESTLTTGKIRPHVIKKSLPCQYTTEDTILSFLDSSAVEMGPDKLQLEKKHTFDVKHHCDPETVTSAGSNLLDSSVTRDQMHMESEPVSENKPSKSCDFLTEGFQRVSAACPNDSDGKTLQYGAGPDGALAQVQKLSFVDREEAAPPESVDVLTPQSDSPTRVTDIGYQLKRQLGMSHHHDKVPGNISSEAEISTINPCPEKCSEQENIASGISAKSASDNSGAEETQGSVDEVSLKESSPSDDSVISPLSEDSQAEAESVFVSPNKPRTTEDLFAVIHRSKRKVLGRKDSGDMSVRSKSRASLGSSSSNSAGSVTSPNSNVTTPNSQRSPGLIYRNAKKSNTSNEEFKLLLLKKGSRSDSSYRMSATEILKSPILPKPPGDLTAESPQSPHEAHQGSPGTEALSPLSPCCPRVNAEGFSSKNFATSASARVGRSRAPPAASSSRYSVRCRLYNAPMQAISEGETENSDGSPHDDRSSQSST from the exons TTTAACAGCACCCGTTCGCCCTCCCCCACTGAATGTTGCCACATGACCCCATGGAGTAGAAAG TCCCATCCCCCAGAGGATGAAGATACAGATGTCATGTTAGGGCAAAGGCCGAAAAACCCAGTACACAATATCCCCTCCACACTGGACAAGCAGACCAACTGGAGCAAAGCGCTGCCTCTCCCGACGCCAGAGGAAAAGATGAAACAAGATGCCCAAGTGATTTCTTCCTGCATTATTCCCATCAACGTCACTG GAGTCGGTTTTGACAGAGAGGCTAGTATACGCTGCTCTCTTGTTCATTCACAATCTGTGCTACAGCGGAGACGAAAACTGAGGAGGAGGAAAACCATTTCGGGTATCCCCAGAAGAGTCCAGCAAGAAATAG ATTCTGATGAATCACCTGTGGCCAGGGAAAGGAATGTGATTGTGCACACAAATCCAGACCCTTCCAACACTGTCAACAGGAGGTCTGGAACCAGGGACTCGGAGTGCCAAACTGAGGATATTCTGATTGCTGCTCCATCCAGAAGAAGAATCAGAGCTCAAAGAggtcaaagtattgcagcttcccTTTCTCATTCTGCTGGCAACatttctgcactggcagacaaAGGTGACACCGTGTTTACTACTGCAGTGAGCAGCCGCACGAGATCTCGGAGCCTTCCCAGGGAGGGCAACAGAGGTGGGGATGCTGAGCCCAAAGTTGGTGCTAAACCCTCAGCATATGAAGAGGGGGAGCCTTTCGTGGGAGACCAAGAAAGAACCCTTACCGATTGCAGTGAGGCCCCCAACAGCCCCAGTGCACAGGAGCACCAGCCTGCTTTGAGCCTGGCCTGTTCTCAACATCTTCACAGCCCCCAGCACAAGTTAAATGAGAGAGGGAGGTCGCGTCTGTCCCGGATGGCTGCCGATTCTGGCAGCTGCGACATCTCCTCCAACTCGGACACCTTTGGGAGCCCCATCCACTGCATTTCCACAGCTGGCGTCCTCCTCAGCAGCCACATGGACCAGAAAGATGACCACCAGTCATCCAGTGGCAACTGGAGCGGGAGCAGCTCCACATGCCCCTCACAGACCTCAGAGACGATCCCTCCTGCAGCTTCGCCTCCCCTCACTGGCTCTTCACACTGTGACTCGGAGTTGTCACTCAACACGGCCCCTCATGCTAACGAGGACACCAGTGTCTTCGTGACAGAGCAGTACAACGACCAATTGGAGAAAGTGAGAGGCCACCGGACAAACTCCTTTACCTCCACGGTGGCAGACCTGTTGGACGACCCCAACAATAGCAACACGAGCGACAGCGAGTGGAATTACCTACACCATCATCACGACGCCTCCTGCCGCCAGGATTTTAGTCCTGAGCGTCCCAAGGCAGACAGCCTGGGCTGCCCAAGCTTCACGAGCATGGCCACTTATGACAGCTTTCTGGAAAAGTCTCCGTCGGACAAAGCTGACACCAGCTCTCACTTTTCAGTGGACACAGAAGGATACTACACCTCCATGCACTTTGACTGTGGTCTCAAAGGCAGTAAGAATTATGTCTGTCACTATGCAGCCCTGGGCCCGGAGAACGGCCAGGGCGTTGGGGTTCCTCCTGCACTTTCAGACTGTGCCTGGCAGGACTACTTAGACCACAGGAGGCAGGGGAGACCAAGCATCTCTTTCAGGAAACCAAAGGCAAAGCCAACTCCACCTAAACGTAGCTCATCATTGAGGAAGTCTGACGGAAATGCAGACACTTCTGAGAAGAAAGAACCAAAGACAAGCAGTGGCCAGCTCCTGCCTCACAGTTCCAGGGAAATGAAGCTGCCTCTCGATTTCTCCAACACACCTTCTCGAATGGAAAATGCCAATCTTCCCACCAAGCCAGAACCTTCGTGGATGAACCAGAATGAACATGGTATTAAGGAACCTCAGTTAGACACTCCAGATGTTCCACCATTCAAAGATGAAGGTGCTGAATCAACTCACTATGCAGACCTCTGGCTTCTAAATGACTTGAAAACAAATGACCCTTACAGATCTTTATCGAATTCAAGCACTGCTACAGGTACCACTGTTATCGAATGCATTAAATCTCCAGAGAGTTCTGAATCCCAAACATCCCAGTCAGAATCTAGAGCCAccaccccctcccttccttctgtcGACAATGAGTTTAAACTGGCTTCACCAGAAAAGCTGGCTGGCCTGGCATCTCCATCAAGTGGCTACTCCAGCCAGTCTGAAACGCCAACATCCTCTTTCCCTACTGCTTTCTTTTCTggcccactgtctcctggaggcaGCAAAAGAAAGCCGAAAGTCCCAGAAAGGAAATCTTCCCTCCAGCAACCCTCTTTAAAAGATGGCACTCTGTCACTAAGTAAAGATCTGGAACTTCCAATTATACCTCCTACCCATCTTGACCTAAGTGCTCTTCATAATGTCTTGAACAAACCATTCCACCACCGCCACCCACTACACGTCTTCAGTCATAATAAGCAGAACACAGTAGGAGAAACTCTGAGGTCCAATCCTCCACCGTCTCTTGCAATTACACCCACGGTCCTGAAATCAGTTAACCTTAGGTCCATCAGTAAATCTGAAGAAGTTAAGCAAAAAGAAGGCAACAACACAGATCTCCCCTACCTGGAGGAAAGCACTCTCACCACAGGTAAGATTAGGCCACACGTGATTAAGAAATCATTACCATGTCAGTACACCACTGAAGACACCATCCTGTCCTTTTTAGACTCCTCTGCAGTTGAGATGGGACCAGATAAACTACAGTTAGAAAAAAAACATACTTTTGATGTGAAGCATCATTGTGATCCAGAAACAGTAACCTCAGCTGGTAGCAATCTTCTAGATTCAAGTGTCACAAGAGACCAAATGCATATGGAGAGTGAGCCTGTTTCAGAAAACAAACCAAGTAAAAGTTGTGACTTTCTCACGGAAGGCTTTCAGAGGGTCTCTGCTGCTTGCCCAAATGATTCAGATGGTAAGACACTGCAATATGGAGCTGGTCCGGATGGAGCCCTAGCGCAGGTCCAGAAGTTGTCTTTTGTAGATCGCGAGGAAGCTGCACCCCCAGAGTCTGTGGATGTGCTCACACCTCAGTCAGACTCTCCAACTCGAGTCACAGACATAGGCTATCAACTTAAGCGTCAACTTGGGATGAGCCACCACCATGACAAAGTGCCTGGGAATATCAGCTCCGAAGCAGAGATATCAACTATAAATCCATGCCCTGAAAAGTGTTCTGAGCAGGAAAATATTGCTTCAGGGATTTCAGCCAAAAGTGCCTCTGATAACAGCGGAGCAGAGGAGACCCAAGGAAGTGTGGATGAGGTTTCACTGAAAG AATCGTCACCGAGTGATGACTCTGTGATCTCACCATTAAGTGAAGACTCTCAGGCTGAAGCAGAAAGTGTGTTCGTGTCTCCCAACAAACCTCGAACAACTGAGGATTTGTTTGCAGTTATTCACAG GTCCAAGAGGAAagtacttggaagaaaagattcTGGGGACATGTCTGTCCGCAGTAAATCGAGAGCTTCCCtgggcagcagtagcagcaacagtgCCGGTTCTGTCACCTCGCCCAACAGCAATGTGACCACCCCAAACAGCCAGAGGTCTCCTGGCCTCATCTACCGAAATGCCAAAAAGTCCAACACATCCAATGAAGAGTTTAAGCTATTACTCCTGAAGAAAGGCAGTCGCTCAGATTCCAGTTACCGTATGTCTGCTACTGAGATCCTGAAGAGTCCCATCCTGCCCAAACCTCCTGGGGACCTCACCGCGGAGTCCCCCCAAAGCCCCCATGAGGCCCATCAGGGGTCACCGGGAACTGAAGCACTATCTCCCCTCTCTCCGTGCTGCCCACGGGTTAATGCAGAAGGGTTTTCCTCAAAGAACTTTGCCACCTCAGCATCGGCCAGGGTTGGACGTTCCCGGGCTCCTCCTGCGGCCAGCAGCAGCCGCTACAGTGTCCGCTGCAGGCTGTACAACGCGCCCATGCAGGCAATCTCCGAGGGTGAGACCGAAAACTCTGACGGGAGCCCACACGACGACCGATCCTCCCAGAGCTCCACGTAG